The Mangrovivirga cuniculi genomic sequence ATACCCTACCGGAATTTTAAGTTCACCTGTTGTTCTATTAAAAGATTTATCGCCAAAACTGTATAATACTTTTCTATCCTCTTCAATCTCTCCTTTTGAAAATTCTTCATAAAAATCCAAATCGACATAAATCTCATCACCAAAAGAATTGAGATTGTTTTCGAGCTTCATGGAATAGGTAACATTAAATACTTTTTCACGATCAAAAGCTGAATATTCATTGATCATGAAGTTATCCGGATCGTCAGAACCACAGACTACTGCTTTTAGAATTTTCTCCAGATCCTCACTTTCCTGATTACTCAAAAAATAAAGTAAGTCTTTCTTCTTTTCACCCTTTAATATTGTTTCACCAATTCCTGCTAAAACGCCATCCTGAATGGTGAAATTCCAATTAGATTCTTTAAGGTACTTTTCTATTGGCTCAACCCTTACAGTATCGATCAGGTATCCGACTCCATTTTCGATCATAATTTGTTTTCCCTGGATCCTTTCGGCATTATAATCCAGTTTATTAAACTTCTCCGTTGGATCTAAAAAGTATTTATTGTCATTGAGATAGGCCACACAGATCATATGATTATCTACAGCTAACGAAGGAATGTCATAGGTATATGGGATTCTATTAGTACCAAGCCAACCTAATCTGGCATCAATCCCGACGATGGAAAGCATTTCTCTGGTTAGGTTCGCCATTCCCTTACAATCGCCATAAAGATTATAATATACTTCTTTAGCATCTTCCGGTTTAAATCCTGCCAGGCCATCTTCAAATGCGATATACTTTATATTATCCTGCACCCAGTAATAAATTGCTTTCATTTTATCCAGGTCAGAATCTAATCCTGCTGTGATTTCTTTGACCTTGGCTTCGAAAGATTTTGAATCTCTTGAAATTTGTTTGGTCAACTGATAATACCAGCCATAAAGGTCTTCTGTAGAAGAAAGAACGGTTCTTTTCTCCTCATTTATGGTATATGATTTGGTTAAGATCAAAATATGAGGAAGGAAATGCAGATATCCGGGAGTCCTTTCCAGATCTGAAAAATCTTCAACTTCACTCAGCGTATAAGTGTAAGTTGTAATCTCATCTTGCTTACTCTCCTTCTTTTGAATATTATATCCATCAAAATTCACTTCAACCAATTCGATATCGGCATAATCAGGTACTTTTATCCTGATCAGGCGTTCTTCCACCGGTAGATCGTCTGAAAAGAATATCTTAGTCAAATATTTAGGATCAGTAAAAATTGTTTTGGATTCGAAATTGATACCTCTTCCCCTGTAATCAAACTCAAAATTGTAAGCACACACTTTAGCATCGGAATAAAAAATATCTCCGGACTGTACATGACCACAATACTTTTCATAATCTACAGATCTTCCACGATCATTTTCAATATCGTAGTCGTCTATAAAAGAGTTATCACTAAAGTAGTTACGTTTGATATATTCAGTACCGGAACTAAGCGCCAGAAACTCTAGATTTTCCGATAAAGAGGCATGCAATTCATCAGTTTTGTTATCAATGTAATACTCATAGTCTGATATGGATTTAAGAATGACCATATCCTCATCTTCGTACTTATCCTTTAATTTATTTGCTTTTGATACTAACTCGTCATCTAATTTTTGAGCAAAGGAAATAAACTGACAAAGAATAAGAAGTAATAAAAAATTAAGCTTATTCATAGTTGAAAAAATATCAGATTGCAATAATAAAAAAATAAAAACTAAATAAAAATCTTTGCATCAAGGAGTTATTATCAACGCTTCGTTAATAAAGGAATTATTGTAATTATTAAATCAATCCTCAGGTACTTCTTTTATCTTAAATGCCTTTGATAAAGGAATAGTAACCAGTATTATCAAACCAAGAATAAAAAGGATGGTTAACCAGATCACAGAGTTGCGCATATTACGTGTTACCTGTTCTACTATACCCCAGCCGAGGGTGCCGATTACAATTGATATATTAAAGGTGACATCATAAAAGCTAAAATACCCGGCATGATCAATGGTTTTTTCAGGAATCATTTTAGCAAATGTAGCTCTGGATAAACTCTGGATCCCACCCATAACCAGGCCTACAAAGAAAGCGATGGTTATAAATTGAATTTTAGTATAAGTAAAATAGGCTCCAAAGCATATGGCTATCCACATAATCAACATGATCACAAGGGAGAACTTATTGCTTTTTTTAGTAGCCAGATATGCAAAAAATATAGCTCCTAGGATTGCAACCAGCTGAATAACCAAAACAGTAAGAATAAGAAAATCCCCCTCGAATTTCAGTTCTTTTTCTCCAAAAGTTGCAGCGAGATACATGGTAGTCTGCACACCCATGTTATAAAGGAAAAAGGACAAAAGGAACTTTTTCATTAAAGGTAAGTGCCTGAGCGTTCTGAAAACTTTTCTTATTTCTTTATACCCACTGGCTAGTACCTTGGTAGTTACTTTCCTGTTATAAGGGTTTTCAGGTAGTCTGTTGAAACTTATTTGAGCAAATCCTGCCCACCAAACACCCACTAGGAGAAAACTAAATCGAGCTGCCTGATCGTCGTCTGAAAGAAAAAATGTATCCGGTGACTGGATCATGAATAAATTAAGTACCAGTAAAAGAACTGAGCCAGCATAACCAAAAGAATATCCACGGGCACTGACTTTATCAATCCTGTCCTCAGTAACGATTTCCGGCAGGTAAGCATCATAAAACACCAACCCACCACTATAACCTATACCGGCTAATACCGTAAGAATGATTCCATACTCAACATTACTACCATTAAAAAGAAATAAACCTGCACAGGATAAAGACCCCAGGTAGGTAAAAAACTTCATGAACTGAATTTTCTTACCACTGTTATCTGCTATTCCGGATAGTAGTGGCAATATTAAAGCGATAATCAGAAAACTGGCAGATAGTGCATAGGAATACAAAACGGAGTTTTCTATTTGAAGCCCAAAAAAAGGAATCTTATCTCCATCGTAAAATGCCCTTGTTGCTGAAGTAAAATATATTGGAAATATAGTGGAAGTGATCACGAGTGAGTAAACTGAATTAGCCCAATCAAAAAATGACCAACCATTAATTATCTTCTTATCATTTAATTTATGAGTTCCTTTATCTAAAACTTGCTCCATAAATAAAAAATATATCCTGGCGCAAGATAAAGAAAGACATTGTAATAACTCAAAAGGAAGCTAAATACTTAATTAATATTTAACTCATCCTACAAAAATTATAATTATCCCGACAGGAGCAACTTTAAAGCCGGGATAATTGCCAACATCTCATTGTTCTTTATCAACAAGTTGTGGTGTATTGTACATAATTTTTAAGGCGTTTGCTTCTCTCAATTCTTGTTGAACATCGGAAACAATACCCATTTTAGTTTCCTGATCTACCTTTAAAGAAATCGTTATGGCATTTTTATCGATCTCATCAAGCTTATCTCTTTCCCTGGTTACCCAAAGTACTAACTCATCCATCCTTACAAAAGC encodes the following:
- a CDS encoding transglutaminase-like domain-containing protein, with product MNKLNFLLLLILCQFISFAQKLDDELVSKANKLKDKYEDEDMVILKSISDYEYYIDNKTDELHASLSENLEFLALSSGTEYIKRNYFSDNSFIDDYDIENDRGRSVDYEKYCGHVQSGDIFYSDAKVCAYNFEFDYRGRGINFESKTIFTDPKYLTKIFFSDDLPVEERLIRIKVPDYADIELVEVNFDGYNIQKKESKQDEITTYTYTLSEVEDFSDLERTPGYLHFLPHILILTKSYTINEEKRTVLSSTEDLYGWYYQLTKQISRDSKSFEAKVKEITAGLDSDLDKMKAIYYWVQDNIKYIAFEDGLAGFKPEDAKEVYYNLYGDCKGMANLTREMLSIVGIDARLGWLGTNRIPYTYDIPSLAVDNHMICVAYLNDNKYFLDPTEKFNKLDYNAERIQGKQIMIENGVGYLIDTVRVEPIEKYLKESNWNFTIQDGVLAGIGETILKGEKKKDLLYFLSNQESEDLEKILKAVVCGSDDPDNFMINEYSAFDREKVFNVTYSMKLENNLNSFGDEIYVDLDFYEEFSKGEIEEDRKVLYSFGDKSFNRTTGELKIPVGYKVNYLPEPVEIKSDYYSFNMHFRQKGDRIIYFKEIKILKPILPKEEFINWNKAINTINNFYNDQIILQAAQ
- a CDS encoding MFS transporter, translating into MEQVLDKGTHKLNDKKIINGWSFFDWANSVYSLVITSTIFPIYFTSATRAFYDGDKIPFFGLQIENSVLYSYALSASFLIIALILPLLSGIADNSGKKIQFMKFFTYLGSLSCAGLFLFNGSNVEYGIILTVLAGIGYSGGLVFYDAYLPEIVTEDRIDKVSARGYSFGYAGSVLLLVLNLFMIQSPDTFFLSDDDQAARFSFLLVGVWWAGFAQISFNRLPENPYNRKVTTKVLASGYKEIRKVFRTLRHLPLMKKFLLSFFLYNMGVQTTMYLAATFGEKELKFEGDFLILTVLVIQLVAILGAIFFAYLATKKSNKFSLVIMLIMWIAICFGAYFTYTKIQFITIAFFVGLVMGGIQSLSRATFAKMIPEKTIDHAGYFSFYDVTFNISIVIGTLGWGIVEQVTRNMRNSVIWLTILFILGLIILVTIPLSKAFKIKEVPED